One Nitrospinota bacterium genomic window, CATCAAGCACAATGGAGTGTCCGTGAAGAGAGGGGAAGAGGGCGGCGATAGCAGGCCGAAAGATTCCCTTCAAGGGCCGAAGAATCAATGTGGCGGCGGCCAGGGCCGCACCGGTGTTGCCAGCGGTGAAGACTGCATCGGCCTCGCCGTTCTTAACCATCTGGATGGCCACACGGATGGAAGAGTCCTTCTTGCGACGCAGAGCCTTGGAAGGCGCTTCGTCCATAGCCACCACCTGGGAGGCGTGCTGGATATGCACCGGTAGGTCGGCAGTCTCGTGCTGGGCTAGCTCTTCCTCCAGAATTCCCTTGTCGCCAACCAATATGACGGGAATACGAAAATCCCTCGCCGCCAGCACTGCTCCCTCAACGATGGTACGAGGAGCATTGTCGCCGCCCATGGCATCGATGGCGATCATCGAAGAGTTCCTCACCAGTTCGCCCCTAGGGGCGAACGGATACTAGACTTCCTCCACGGCTAAGACCGGTCGGCCCCGGTACGTCCCGCAATTGGGACACGCCCTGTGGGGTTGTTTGGGCTCATTACATTGGGGGCAAGTGGTCAACGTTGGAGCCGTGAGCTTTTGGTGGGTTCGCCGTTTGTTGCGGCGAGCCCGTGAATGTCGGCGCTTGGGCACAGCCATGGATCAATCCTCAGTGACTCTATTCTCGTTCCTGCAACTGCTTGAGGGCGGCAAACCGCTCGTCGACCTCCTCGGCTGAACAGGAACAAGGGACAAGGTTACGGTTGGACCCACAGGAGGAGCATAACCCTTTGCAATCAGGATGGCAAAGCGGCTGGATTGGGATGGCCGAAAGCAAGTGGTCTCGGACAATTGATCCCATGTCCAGCATCTCCCCGTTGTAATAATAGAGGTCCATCTCGCTGACAGCGAGCTCACGGTCTTCCTCATCGGACATCTCTTCGGCCGGCAGAGCCACCACATCGAAGTCCATCTCAAGGGAGCTGACTGCTGGCTCCAGGCACCGCCCACAAGGCACCTCCGTCGTCGTAGCGAGCCTCCCTCGTATAGCCACGGTGGTTCCCACCCGTTGAATACGGGCCTTGAGGGCAACCGGGCCGCGGAGGTGGGCGTCGGACGACTCGAAGCTGAAGGCTGTAGACGGGATGGCGAGGGCGAGGTCTTGCCCGCCTTCAGGGATAGCAGCCAGATCTATTATCAGGCCTGGCATACTCTCGTCCCCAATGTCGACGTTTTCCCAATAACTTGAATAAGTTACGGGAAGTTAATCCCAAAAAAGTTGCGGGCATTATACCGGCTGCCCTACCGCTTGTCAAGACATATTCTCCCCGTACAGACGGTATCTATGCCCCCGGAACGCTGCGTGTTTCAAGGCCGGAACGGCGAGGCCCCTCTGCGAGCAAATGCGCTCATTCAGTCCGACAGAAGATCTAGCACGAGGCCCTCCCGCAGCCCGTACTCGCTTACGAGGAGCTCGCGGGCGCCGAAGACCTCCATAATGACCCGGGCGAGGGCCGCCCCTGCCACGATCACGTCCTCTCGGCCCGGCTCCATTAGGGGGATCTCGCGCCGCTGCTCGATGGTCATCGAGCCGAGCTCCTCCAAGAGGTGGGCCACTGCCTTTTCAGTCAGGACGTGGCCATTGACCCGATTGGGCTCGTACTGCATGAGCGCCAGATCCATGGCGGCGAGGGTGGTCACAGTTCCGGCGGTCCCGATGAGCGTTAGGCCGTAGCCGGCCTCCAGGACGTGCTTGACGGAAGTGACGGCGTCGGTGAAGTAGGCCATTAGCGCCTTCAATTCCTCCGGCTCCACCGGGTCGCGGGCGAGAAAGGCCTCCCGTCCCTTCACCACTCCTATCGGCAGGCTCACCACCTTTGCAGGCAAGCCCGCCCTGAGACCGATAAACTCGGTCGAGCCGCCCCCGATGTCAAAGAGGACCCCATCGGCGGGCAGCCCCGCGAGCCCCCGTCGGATCCCGAGGACCGTAAGCCGAGCTTCCTCCTCCCCGGCTAGGACCGTCAGCGGCTCCCCTAGAGCTTCGGCGACCTTCCGGGCAAAGGCCTCCCCGTTGGCGGCCTCTCTGACGGCCGCGGTCGCGGCAATCCTCACCCGCTCGGCCCCGTGGGACCGCCAGGCGGAGGCGAACACCTCCAGGACCTCTAGGGTCCGCCGGGCTGCCTTGGAACTGAGGCGGCCCGTTGCTTCGAGCCCCTCCCCCAGACGGGTGACTTTCTGGGCGGCGTGGACGACGGTAAGTCCTCCGTCCGGGGAGCGCTCGCCCACTAAGAGTCGAACCGTGTTGGTGCCCAGATCAACAGCGGCGACGCGGCGGCCCGATGAGTCCTGGGCTTTCACGGAGCGAAGGGCTCCAGGGACTGGCCAAAGCCATCGTCCTTCATTGCCTGCAGGTACTCCAGATAGTTTCGGACCGTGCGACCAGAGCGAGCCCGCTCCTGCTCGGACACGGCTCGTCGGACTTTTGCCGGCACACCCAGGACGAGCACGCCCGGCGGAACGGTCTCCCCCTCGGGAACCAGCGCGCCAGCGCCCACAATCGCCCCCTCCTCCACCTCGCAGCCGCTCAGCAGCACTGCCCTCATGCCTATGAGCGCTCCCCGGCGTACAGTGCATCCGTGGAGGATTACCCCGTGGCCCACGCTCACCTCCTCCTCGATGATGGCAGGGTTGGAGCCCCGATCAGTGTGTACGATGGTGCCGTCTTGGAGGTTCGTCCGGGCGCCGATGGAAATGAAGTGGACATCGCCCCTTAGAACGCCCCCGTACCACACGTTGGCCTCTGGGCCGATTTCAACGTCCCCGATGACCACTGCGTCGTCTGCCACGAAGGCCGATGGATGAATGCGGGGGGTCTTTCCTCCAAATGCTCGGATCATGGATAGGTGTGGCTGGCGCTGGGGCCTCAGCCGCTCTCCTCGATGTTGCCCCGGGCGATGAAGGCCTCGGCGGAGAGCTTGCCGGCCGAGAGCAGGCGACAGGCACGGGTTGAGACCACGAAGCGGCCCGCCTGGCCTCGTTTTTTCTCACTGATGGCGATAATAAGATCGTCGGTGGCAAACTTGCTTCGGGCGGTTCCCATGCCTACCCAATGGGCCAGGGTGAGGAGGTCCTCGAAGACTCGCTCCTTTGTGGTCACGAGGTCCATCG contains:
- the rpmF gene encoding 50S ribosomal protein L32, whose translation is MAVPKRRHSRARRNKRRTHQKLTAPTLTTCPQCNEPKQPHRACPNCGTYRGRPVLAVEEV
- a CDS encoding DUF177 domain-containing protein; this encodes MPGLIIDLAAIPEGGQDLALAIPSTAFSFESSDAHLRGPVALKARIQRVGTTVAIRGRLATTTEVPCGRCLEPAVSSLEMDFDVVALPAEEMSDEEDRELAVSEMDLYYYNGEMLDMGSIVRDHLLSAIPIQPLCHPDCKGLCSSCGSNRNLVPCSCSAEEVDERFAALKQLQERE
- a CDS encoding Ppx/GppA family phosphatase, coding for MKAQDSSGRRVAAVDLGTNTVRLLVGERSPDGGLTVVHAAQKVTRLGEGLEATGRLSSKAARRTLEVLEVFASAWRSHGAERVRIAATAAVREAANGEAFARKVAEALGEPLTVLAGEEEARLTVLGIRRGLAGLPADGVLFDIGGGSTEFIGLRAGLPAKVVSLPIGVVKGREAFLARDPVEPEELKALMAYFTDAVTSVKHVLEAGYGLTLIGTAGTVTTLAAMDLALMQYEPNRVNGHVLTEKAVAHLLEELGSMTIEQRREIPLMEPGREDVIVAGAALARVIMEVFGARELLVSEYGLREGLVLDLLSD
- a CDS encoding gamma carbonic anhydrase family protein, with product MIRAFGGKTPRIHPSAFVADDAVVIGDVEIGPEANVWYGGVLRGDVHFISIGARTNLQDGTIVHTDRGSNPAIIEEEVSVGHGVILHGCTVRRGALIGMRAVLLSGCEVEEGAIVGAGALVPEGETVPPGVLVLGVPAKVRRAVSEQERARSGRTVRNYLEYLQAMKDDGFGQSLEPFAP